TCCAGATGACAGGCCAACGCCAGGGCCTCGGCCTGAAGCACGCGATCAGGCTCCACATGATTGATCAGGTCACGGGCATCGTGAAGCAGATCTTGGGGATCGATGCCCCCAAGAGCCTGAGCCCGTTGCAGCTTCCACAGCACATTGCTCACTTCAGTAAGCATTAGTTCCGGCGCGATCACGAGGGAGGCGGTGGCCAACGCTTCGATGCACACCTGAGCTTCCGGGTGGGCCGTGATGATTCTCACAACCGCTGAAGCATCGATCACACAAGCTGGGGCCATCAGCGCTCGCGGTCCTCACGAATCAAGGCTTCCGGCGAACGGGGCCACTCAATCGAGGGCCGCTCACTCCAGCGACGGGAGATGCGCTCCAAGGCCTCCAGCCGTCGTTGCAGCGCATCCCCACCGCAGGCCTCCTCAAGATCCGTGAGAGCCTGCTGGCTCAGGCTGCGATTGTGCTGCCGGGCCCGACGCTGCAGGAGCTGATGCAAGGGCTCGGGAAGATCGCGAATCTGCAGGGAGGCCATGGAGGTTGGCCGGGCATCACTTGATCCATAAGCTTA
Above is a genomic segment from Cyanobium sp. ATX 6F1 containing:
- a CDS encoding type II toxin-antitoxin system VapC family toxin, with translation MAPACVIDASAVVRIITAHPEAQVCIEALATASLVIAPELMLTEVSNVLWKLQRAQALGGIDPQDLLHDARDLINHVEPDRVLQAEALALACHLDHPVYDCLYLALARREAAVLLTADRRLQRLAEQVLP
- a CDS encoding FitA-like ribbon-helix-helix domain-containing protein → MASLQIRDLPEPLHQLLQRRARQHNRSLSQQALTDLEEACGGDALQRRLEALERISRRWSERPSIEWPRSPEALIREDRER